The Malus domestica chromosome 06, GDT2T_hap1 genome has a segment encoding these proteins:
- the LOC103439246 gene encoding late embryogenesis abundant protein At1g64065-like, whose product MAEKTQQAYPAAPANHGYQRSDAESLLSADELKRKKRIKLAIYVAIFIVFQIIVITVISLTVMKVKTPKVRLGNINVQELNSIPATPSFDTKFTTQINVKNTNWGPYKFDASSVTFLYKGATVGQVSIPKSKAGMLSTKKITVEVSLSSSALGGSNLGSELSSGVLTLNSAAKLNGKVELMLIMKKKKSSTMDCTIAFDLSSKTLKSLRCK is encoded by the coding sequence ATGGCTGAGAAGACCCAACAGGCTTATCCTGCAGCACCAGCAAACCATGGTTACCAAAGAAGTGATGCTGAGTCTTTGTTATCCGCCGACGAGCTCAAACGCAAGAAGAGAATCAAATTGGCCATTTATGTTGCTATTTTCATTGTGTTTCAGATCATCGTCATAACCGTGATTAGCCTTACTGTCATGAAAGTTAAAACGCCAAAGGTCCGGCTGGGGAACATCAACGTACAAGAACTCAACTCCATCCCAGCAACACCTTCATTCGACACAAAATTCACAACCCAAATCAATGTGAAGAACACAAATTGGGGTCCTTACAAGTTCGATGCTAGCAGTGTTACGTTTTTGTACAAAGGAGCGACTGTCGGGCAAGTTTCTATTCCAAAGAGCAAGGCTGGCATGCTTTCCACCAAAAAGATCACTGTCGAAGTGAGCTTGAGTTCAAGTGCATTAGGCGGTTCCAATCTTGGGAGTGAACTGTCCAGTGGCGTATTGACTCTCAACAGCGCGGCTAAGTTGAATGGAAAGGTGGAACTGATGCTtataatgaagaagaagaagtcctCCACCATGGATTGTACAATTGCATTTGATCTGTCATCAAAGACCCTCAAAAGTTTACGGTGCAAGTGA
- the LOC139196862 gene encoding late embryogenesis abundant protein At1g64065-like, giving the protein MAEKTQQAYPAAPANHGYQRSDAESLLSADELKRKKRIKLAIYVAIFIVFQIIVITVISLTVMKVKTPKVRLGNINVQELNSIPATPSFDTKFTTQINVKNTNWGPYKFDASSVTFLYKGATVGQVSIPKSKAGMLSTKKITVEVSLSSSALGGSNLGSELSSGVLTLNSAAKLNGKVELMLIMKKKKSSTMDCTIAFDLSSKTLKSLRCK; this is encoded by the coding sequence ATGGCTGAGAAGACTCAACAGGCTTATCCTGCAGCACCAGCAAACCATGGTTACCAAAGAAGTGATGCTGAGTCTTTGTTATCCGCCGACGAGCTCAAACGCAAGAAGAGAATCAAATTGGCCATTTATGTTGCTATTTTCATTGTGTTTCAGATCATCGTCATAACCGTGATTAGCCTTACTGTCATGAAAGTTAAAACACCAAAGGTCCGGCTGGGGAACATCAACGTACAAGAACTCAACTCCATCCCAGCAACACCTTCATTCGACACAAAATTCACAACCCAAATCAATGTGAAGAACACAAATTGGGGTCCTTACAAGTTCGATGCTAGCAGTGTTACGTTTTTGTACAAAGGAGCGACTGTCGGGCAAGTTTCTATTCCAAAGAGCAAGGCTGGCATGCTTTCCACCAAAAAGATCACTGTCGAAGTGAGCTTGAGTTCAAGTGCATTAGGCGGTTCCAATCTTGGGAGTGAACTGTCCAGTGGCGTATTGACTCTCAACAGCGCGGCTAAGTTGAATGGAAAGGTGGAACTGATGCTtataatgaagaagaagaagtcctCCACCATGGATTGTACAATTGCATTTGATCTGTCATCAAAGACCCTCAAAAGTTTACGGTGCAAGTGA